DNA from Thiomicrorhabdus sp. Kp2:
CATGCTCAATACGGCAGAGGTTAATAGAATATTACCAATTTCTTCTGGTAGCAGTTTGTAGGTAAAGGCTAAGGTCATTAACACCAAACCAAACTCGCCCACTTGAGAGAGCGATAGAGCAATACGTAATGAGACGCCATTTTCTTTATTAAAGACACGTGACACTAAATAGAGTACCGAGCCTTTTACCACAAAAATGGCAAGGGTTAAGGCTAAGATAACCAGTAGGTTTTCTGATAACACATCAAGGGAAATCAGCATACCTACGGTCACAAAGAAGAGGCCTAATAAGATGTCTTGAAATGGGCGGATGTCCGATTCGATTTGATGGCGATACTCCGTTTCACTTAACATCATACCCGCTAAAAAAGCCCCTAAAGTCATGGAAAGTCCCATCTCTTCAGTAAAGGCCGCTGCACCTAATGCAACGGTTAAAACGGCAAGGGTAAAGAGTTCTTGAGATTTGGCTGAGGCGACTTCATGAAAGAGTGGGCGTAATAGGTATTTGCCAATTAAATGCATAATCACGACTACTAAAACCCCTTTAACAAACGCCATAGTGAGCGCCCAGGTTAGGGCGTTGTCGTCTGAACCACTCATGGCCAGGGCAGGAATCAAAATAAGCAAAGGTATGGCCATTATGTCTTGAAATATCAATATGCCCACAGTGGCACGTCCGTGCCGTGATTGGATTTCAGACTGTTCGGTTAACTGTTTGATAACGATAGCGGTTGAGGAGAGTGCAAAAGCACCAGCAATCACAATATTGGTGTTGGAATCTAAACCTGCTAGGTGTCCTAAGAGATAGACAACCGTGGCAGTAATTAAAACTTGTGCGCTGCCTAAGCCAAATACCTGCTTACGCATGGCGATCATTTGTGCGATTGAGAATTCTAGCCCTATTGCAAAAAGTAAGAATACAATGCCAAACTCGGCTAAAAGACTAATGGTTTCCTCTTTGGCAATAAAACCGAAGCCATTTGGCCCAACAATAATACCAACAATGATGTAGCCTAAAATGGGTGGAAAGTGAAGTCTTCTTGAAACGGATACCGCAATGACGGCGACCGTCAAGAGTAATACTATATTTAAGAGTAGGTGATCGTGCACAGTAGGTATCTCATTGAAAAGCGTTTTAATTGTGTGGGGTTTATGTATAGAATTTAAGTACTAACATATTGAATTTTTGCATTTAATTCAATATGTTTTAATCATTTATATGTGTTTAAATTAACTTCTTGTCATTTTAAAACGCATGGATAAATCAATACAGCGTAAGTGTTTGGTAATCGCACCTGTAGAAATAAAATCAACATTAGTTTCTGCAAGGGTTTTAAGGTGCTGAATCTCTACATTGCCTGACACTTCAAGTTTTGCTCGGTGATTGACCAATGTTACCGCTTTGTGCATCATCTCAAGTGTGAAGTTATCTAGCATGATAATATCCGCACCGCCTTCTAACGCCTGTTCAACTTCGTCCAGGTTTTCTGTTTCTACTTCAACGGTTTTACCAGGGTGTTGAAACTTAGCCAGACCAATCGCTTCAGCAATGCCACCTGCGGCAATAATATGATTTTCTTTCAATAAAATAGCATCATATAAACCAATACGATGATTTTGACCACCGCCACACGCTACGGCATACTTTTGTGCTAAGCGTAAGCCTGGTAAAGTTTTACGGGTATCTAATAGTTTGGTTTTGGTATCCAGTAACGGTTTAACGTATTCAGCTGTAGTGGTGGCTGTACCTGATAGCGTTTGTAAAAAATTCAGTGCTGTTCTTTCAGCGGTCAAAATATTGCGTGCAGAGCCTTTAATCGTACAAATTAACTGATCAGGTTTAACTTCTTCACCCTCTTCACATAACCACTCTACGGTAAGTTGTTCGTCTACTTGTCTAAAGACTTCATCAAACCATGGGCGTCCACAAATGAAAGCGGTTTCTCGACAATAGATATTGGCAACGGCTTGTATATTTTCTGGAATCAGCCCCGCGGTTAAATCCCCCGTTTTAATGTCTTCATCTAAAGCCAGTGATACAGTTTCTTCAATATTCTCAAAATAGTTAATGTCGTTCATAGTCGTTTTTTTATTTGTGAGTTAAGGTGCATTAAATTGCGTATTTTTTATAATGGGCTGTATTATACCGAAATAGCCAATGTGAACTCTACCAATACCCAGAGATTGAAATAAAAAGAATATGCCAATGCCTAAAACAGATTTATACGCAATAAATACTCCTTTAACGGTGGATAAAAAAACGGGGTTAATTGTGGGGGGGGAATATATCCAGAGCCCAAACTTTGATAACCGCCCCAATAATGAGTTACCAGGCCTGGTGGTTGTTCACGGAATCAGTTTGCCACCAAATCAATTTGGTGGAGAGGGTATTACCCAGTTATTTACCAATCAGTTAGACCCTAAAGAACATCCTTATTATGAAGCTATTCAGCATTTAAAAGTCTCTGCACATGCCTTAATACGACGTAATGGTCAAATTATTCAATATGTTCCGTTTCATAAACGAGCTTGGCACGCGGGTGTTTCTGAGTTTGATGGACGTGAACGTTGTAATGATTTTTCGATTGGTATTGAATTAGAGGGTACGGATCAAACTTGTTACACCGCTTCTCAGTATCAATCCTTATCGCGTTTGATTAAAGCATTATGGGATTCTTATCCATCGATTAAAAGAGAAAATCTAGCAGGACACTGTGATATCGCACCTGGTCGGAAAACCGATCCAGGTGAGTATTTTCTCTGGTCTTCTCTTAAACGTTTATTAGAAACCTAATTTATAGAGTTAATATTGCAGAACTTACGTTACCTAACTTAGGTTGCGCGTTAAATGCCTGTTAGCATCAATCCAATGACATCATTATTGTAGCCATCGCCGTTTTTGTATTCTCTGTAGCCCGTGCTCACTTTGTAGCCAACAAGGTAGGTGGTGTTATTCCATTGCCATGCAATAGTGTCATTTTCACCGTTTTCTGCTTCCAGTACCTCTTTAGGCATATTGAGAATGCTCTCTGCTTTGATATCAGGATGGGTCGATGAGATGACTTTTCCATCGCGATCGATGTAGGCACTAAATGTGGTTTTATTGATGGCATCGTTTAGGTACTTGGGTTCAGTTTCTTTTAGCATGGCAAAAAACTCAGGTTTAGAGTCAAAAATCAATGCGATACCACCTACATTGGTATTTAAGTCTTCCCACGCTTTGACTGGCGCATGATAAATATAAGTATATTCATTATCATATAGTTCAGATTTGTGAAATTCTGAAACCGTATAAGATTGAGTATCTTGCAGTTTTAAACAGCGAGCCGTTTCAGTCGGTCGTGGAAGAGTTGTGCCCACAATATGGTTTTCTGATTCATTAGACACAGCGAGTATTTTGCCTGAATTATCATATAAAATAATATTGGTATAAACGGTATACAGGCTATTAATATAAGCGAGTATCTTGGTTAAACGTTTACTCTCTTCAGGTGTAATACTTCCTATTTGGTGGTTTTTAGTCAAAATTTGTCTAAAGCTACTGTTTAAAGCCCACCAGCGGCAGTCATTCGCTCTTTCATAAAGGTTTCTGTCCATAACATCAATTGCCAAAGCCGCACTAAATGACGCTTTAGACTGAATTGTGTCAATCAATACTTGATGAATATGCCTAATGAATCGAGAGAAAATATCCTGAATTTCCAAGCTAATCACTTGAAAGCGGTCAAGAATAGGCAGGAATGACTTTACCTCTCGTTTTAAAGACATGATTTTGCCGTTTAAAATTACCGTTAATAAGAGGGTGCTTACCTTAAGGTTTGTCTGTTCTAAATCCTGTAAATAAAGAGGGGATTCTTTAGGGATTTCAATGCCAAGATCTTTTTTATTCTGTTTGTCTTTAAACGCATCATTCATTTCAATTTCGGCATAGCCTAACCAGGGCAAACCATAGAAGCCCTGGTACCCATTTGTTTTGGTTGCAAATCTTAATGTATTGCCGTTTCTTACGGGTTTTGAATCTTCAGAGAAAGAAGCTGTGAATTGAGTGCCCAAAGATTTTTTGCTGTTGTTTGAAGCGATTACCTTTTGCTCTTTATCAAGTAACATTAAGGTATAGCCCGTCTGATTTTCAAGAGCGCGAAAAATGTCTTTCATTTCTTCGTCAAAATTGAAGCTTAGGCATAGCACACCAAGATTCTGTTCCGATCCGTTTTCATTGGTTTGTGTGATTTTTTTTGCGTAAATCAGTGAGGATTGGTTCACAAACAAATCGGAGTTACGAAAAACTTCTACATAATCCTCTTTGGTGTTTAGGGCTTCTTTAATTAAAGGGTCTGATGAGTGGGTAACTGGGTTAGACTTATTTAACTTAGCCTTAATATCACCATTTGGTTTTACTAAAACAATATCATCATATACCGTGTATTTAGCCACATATTCTTGAATACGTTGGTCTATAAAATCATCGTCTTCAGAGGTAATGTTTTCCTTCGCCATAAACTCAATAAGGTCATCATCGGTCGCTAAAAACCCCACATCAGCGGTTCGTTCAAATAAGTTACGAATTAAAATATCTATAGTGGTTTGAGCCTTCAGCATGATTTCACTATTAGCCTGGTTTAAGTAGCGGCCAATCAATTCGTTAATCATAATATCTCTAAGGTTCTGAAACTCTTTTTGAGTTTCAACGATTGAAACTAGCAGCTGAGAATCAATATTTTCATTATTGATTTTGCCGACCATGCCAACTGTACTCCACCATAAATCTTGGTGTTCAAGCTCTCCAATGTAAGCTTTTACTGCTGGAAGATAATTAATATAGGATTTATTGTCTAGTGAACTATTTTTTTGAGTCATCTTGAAGGCTTTGTCTTATAACGTATGTTTTTGGAAAGGTTTGTAACTTTTTGTCACGTTATGGCTAAGCAGGTTGTATTCCAGTTTTTGTTATAGGCTGTTTTTTTAGAGAAAAAAAGATTTTTATGCGTGTTTATACTGGTTTTGAGGGGTTTTACGGTGGTTTATTAGTGGCTTAAAATGAAGGATATGAATATTTTGGATCAGGCATGCACATATTTAAAACATCTTTACCAGTCTGTATAGATAAAAGGTTTGGTTTTTGAGTTTTAAATTGACCTAGGTTTAAGCGTTAATGGCTATGGTTTCAAAAAAACACTTTAAATGTGATTAAGAATATTTTGTTTTGATTGTAATCAAAGCAAGGATTAGGCTATCCACCCAGTCTTTTTTGGTTGTGTGGTGTTTTCTTGTTTAGGGCAAAACTTTAAACAAGGTTCGCCAGAGGTTTCTAAAACCACATCACTTGGCATTCGTCTTGTTTTAAACGCAAACGCTTTACACCCTCTTGGTGAATTGGCATCCCATGTTATATAAAAATGCTGGCATTTAAAGCAGTCTATTTGATTAGTTTTATTCATGTTTCTGTATAAAAATAAGTAAATTCTTAAATAATAGACACTGTGCTATTATGCGATTCTGGTTATAAGTAGTCGTTATTGAGCATAAACAAAAGTTTGTCTAAATTGTCTTTCGTCAACAAATATTCAACTTTTTACGATTTTACGTTGCTTTACGTTAGCTTTTCTTAATAATGTAACTAAATAGTTTAAATAACATTCTACTAAAAAATTAAATGTTTAAAAGGGTAATCAAATGAGTAAAGTTGGCCTATTCTACGGAACGGATACAGGTAATACAGAACGTGTTGCAGACATGATTAAAGACAAAATTGGTGCAGATATTTGTGAAGTGCACGATATCGCCACAGCCAGTGCTGCTGATTTTGCCCAGTATGACAATATTATTCTAGGGCAACCAACCTGGTACTACGGTGAACTACAAAGTAGCTGGGATGACTTTTGGGAAGACTTTAAAGGTATCGACTTTACAGGTAAAACAGTTGCCTGTTTTGGTCTAGGTGACCAAGCGGACTATTCAGAATATTTTTTAGACGCCATGGGTTTAATGCACGATATCGCTATTGAAAATGGCGCAACCCCAGCAGGTTATACCTCAACAGACGGTTTTGAGTTTGATGAATCAAAAGCCATTACTGAAGACGAAGCGTTCTTTGTTGGTTTAGGAATCGATGAAGACCAACAACCAGAGCACACTGCTGGCCGTGTTGATGAATGGGTTGACCAAATTAAAGAAGAGTTTGGTATTTAAAGTTGAAATCTAAAATTTAAATTATTTGTTTAAATTCTATTTTACTCTAAAGCCACTTAGCTATATTGCCTAAGTGGCTTTTTTTATGTGTGTTGTAAATTATTTAACCTATCTATAAGAAAATCACGGCTTCGCTAAATTTATATAAAATCGACTTGGTAAATAGTAATAAATTTAGGCTGTTACACAACCTATTGTTTAAAAGTATATGGTGGTGTGAAGTTTAGTAATTATATAAGATATTTTTATTAATACATATTAAAAAACTTTGGTATGATTTCTTTTATGAAAATAAAATCATTTGTTTTTTCGTTAGTTTTAAGCCTTGTCACGGTTAATGTTTTATCTGTGTCGCATAGTGCTGTGCATTTTTTTCATGCAGACGAAACTCACGAATTGTTAGTCAATGCCTATAATCAAAGCCAAAACCATACTCA
Protein-coding regions in this window:
- a CDS encoding flavodoxin, which translates into the protein MSKVGLFYGTDTGNTERVADMIKDKIGADICEVHDIATASAADFAQYDNIILGQPTWYYGELQSSWDDFWEDFKGIDFTGKTVACFGLGDQADYSEYFLDAMGLMHDIAIENGATPAGYTSTDGFEFDESKAITEDEAFFVGLGIDEDQQPEHTAGRVDEWVDQIKEEFGI
- a CDS encoding monovalent cation:proton antiporter family protein, coding for MTVAVIAVSVSRRLHFPPILGYIIVGIIVGPNGFGFIAKEETISLLAEFGIVFLLFAIGLEFSIAQMIAMRKQVFGLGSAQVLITATVVYLLGHLAGLDSNTNIVIAGAFALSSTAIVIKQLTEQSEIQSRHGRATVGILIFQDIMAIPLLILIPALAMSGSDDNALTWALTMAFVKGVLVVVIMHLIGKYLLRPLFHEVASAKSQELFTLAVLTVALGAAAFTEEMGLSMTLGAFLAGMMLSETEYRHQIESDIRPFQDILLGLFFVTVGMLISLDVLSENLLVILALTLAIFVVKGSVLYLVSRVFNKENGVSLRIALSLSQVGEFGLVLMTLAFTYKLLPEEIGNILLTSAVLSMSIAPFLVKFNGKIAKKLSGSYTANQHEVEHTISKDTKHINEHVILCGFGRVGQTVGRFLHASNQEFIALDMDIKRVHEARAAGERVYYGDAAKETILHATSIDKAKVIMITFSDFHSAIKILKTIRRINKEIPILVRTLDDLHVNELMEAGATEVIPDTFESSIMLSSHLMLMLGQPASKVIRATREARKGRYKLLENFYPGEDDNPLEQHQVMSGIIHTVILNSSAYAVGIKLKDLNLHSFNVNVDAIKRGHVRGDNPDGETTLRIDDHLVLSGLAEDINRAEKYLHLGK
- a CDS encoding cache domain-containing protein, whose amino-acid sequence is MTQKNSSLDNKSYINYLPAVKAYIGELEHQDLWWSTVGMVGKINNENIDSQLLVSIVETQKEFQNLRDIMINELIGRYLNQANSEIMLKAQTTIDILIRNLFERTADVGFLATDDDLIEFMAKENITSEDDDFIDQRIQEYVAKYTVYDDIVLVKPNGDIKAKLNKSNPVTHSSDPLIKEALNTKEDYVEVFRNSDLFVNQSSLIYAKKITQTNENGSEQNLGVLCLSFNFDEEMKDIFRALENQTGYTLMLLDKEQKVIASNNSKKSLGTQFTASFSEDSKPVRNGNTLRFATKTNGYQGFYGLPWLGYAEIEMNDAFKDKQNKKDLGIEIPKESPLYLQDLEQTNLKVSTLLLTVILNGKIMSLKREVKSFLPILDRFQVISLEIQDIFSRFIRHIHQVLIDTIQSKASFSAALAIDVMDRNLYERANDCRWWALNSSFRQILTKNHQIGSITPEESKRLTKILAYINSLYTVYTNIILYDNSGKILAVSNESENHIVGTTLPRPTETARCLKLQDTQSYTVSEFHKSELYDNEYTYIYHAPVKAWEDLNTNVGGIALIFDSKPEFFAMLKETEPKYLNDAINKTTFSAYIDRDGKVISSTHPDIKAESILNMPKEVLEAENGENDTIAWQWNNTTYLVGYKVSTGYREYKNGDGYNNDVIGLMLTGI
- the ampD gene encoding 1,6-anhydro-N-acetylmuramyl-L-alanine amidase AmpD — encoded protein: MPKTDLYAINTPLTVDKKTGLIVGGEYIQSPNFDNRPNNELPGLVVVHGISLPPNQFGGEGITQLFTNQLDPKEHPYYEAIQHLKVSAHALIRRNGQIIQYVPFHKRAWHAGVSEFDGRERCNDFSIGIELEGTDQTCYTASQYQSLSRLIKALWDSYPSIKRENLAGHCDIAPGRKTDPGEYFLWSSLKRLLET
- the nadC gene encoding carboxylating nicotinate-nucleotide diphosphorylase; the encoded protein is MNDINYFENIEETVSLALDEDIKTGDLTAGLIPENIQAVANIYCRETAFICGRPWFDEVFRQVDEQLTVEWLCEEGEEVKPDQLICTIKGSARNILTAERTALNFLQTLSGTATTTAEYVKPLLDTKTKLLDTRKTLPGLRLAQKYAVACGGGQNHRIGLYDAILLKENHIIAAGGIAEAIGLAKFQHPGKTVEVETENLDEVEQALEGGADIIMLDNFTLEMMHKAVTLVNHRAKLEVSGNVEIQHLKTLAETNVDFISTGAITKHLRCIDLSMRFKMTRS